In a single window of the Mesorhizobium shangrilense genome:
- a CDS encoding DUF1194 domain-containing protein, which translates to MARRLLPIAAVAVLSAPAGSLIAASGDQAVDLELVLAVDISRSMDPEEFAVQRAGYVAALRHPDFIRAIGYGANGRIALTYFEWAGSVHASSQVEWRIIDGAESANAFADTLERRPAATFRGTSVSAALRHAAMRLEENDIRATRKVIDISGDGPNNIGGPVVEARKAAISQGITINGLPILIRPSPSVGDLDAYYAECVTGGPGSFVLPVRAASEFANAIRRKLILEVSGADLPAVVKNAAQSPVDCQIGEKLRRTYSDPYLPELDR; encoded by the coding sequence TTGGCGCGCCGTCTCCTGCCAATCGCGGCGGTCGCCGTCCTGTCCGCGCCGGCGGGGAGCCTGATCGCCGCTTCGGGCGACCAGGCAGTCGATCTGGAGCTGGTGCTGGCCGTCGACATCTCCCGCTCGATGGATCCGGAGGAGTTTGCCGTGCAGCGTGCGGGCTATGTCGCCGCCCTGCGCCATCCCGATTTCATCCGGGCGATCGGCTACGGAGCCAACGGACGCATCGCATTGACCTATTTCGAATGGGCCGGCAGCGTTCACGCCTCCTCGCAAGTGGAATGGCGCATCATCGACGGGGCCGAGAGCGCCAACGCCTTCGCCGACACGCTGGAGCGCCGGCCCGCGGCGACCTTCCGGGGCACCTCCGTGTCGGCCGCCTTGCGCCACGCGGCCATGCGCCTCGAGGAAAACGACATCCGCGCAACGCGGAAGGTCATCGACATCTCGGGGGACGGCCCCAACAATATCGGCGGCCCGGTCGTGGAGGCCCGCAAGGCAGCCATCTCACAGGGCATCACCATCAACGGCCTGCCGATCCTGATACGCCCCTCGCCGAGCGTCGGTGATCTCGACGCCTACTACGCGGAATGCGTGACGGGTGGTCCGGGGAGTTTTGTCCTGCCGGTGCGGGCCGCATCCGAATTCGCCAACGCTATTCGCCGCAAGCTGATCCTGGAGGTGAGCGGGGCGGACCTGCCTGCCGTGGTCAAGAACGCGGCTCAATCGCCGGTCGACTGCCAGATCGGAGAAAAACTGCGCCGGACCTATTCGGACCCCTACCTGCCCGAGCTGGACCGATAG